The following proteins are encoded in a genomic region of Myxococcota bacterium:
- the fliF gene encoding flagellar basal-body MS-ring/collar protein FliF codes for MNEGFLDNLLKQFAAMTTAQKTALGATFALSLAFFGWIASGAASGSERLLYRGVPQEEAAKVVDALSAERIAYRLDDEGTSIYVPSQDVHRARIRLAARGLPNGGGPGFELFEKSSFGVTDFVQRVNYRRALQGELARSIETLAPVDRARVQIALPEPSPFVGDRNRQPSASIVVQLVAGREFSPSQISGVVHLVASSVEGLDPLNVTLVDGAGRMLAPSGDGPFADGASGGGNVYETDLERSLGRRIEEILSRTVGLGRVVAHVNADLDWTRRETTEEKFDPNSQVERSEQRSTEESAEGVALAAGGVPGSGSNLPGGNGGGGGGGDSATSKQTTETINYEISKTVSHSVSSAAAIERLTVAILVDGKPGAEGGEFTPWSDEELGRFRELAMQAVGFNEQRGDTIMLTSAPFHTIQIEDEEGGFLSPELFPLVGQVLQGVLLLVALFLFATLVVRPLAAALVPPANAPLPEGVQEVLAKLAAGEPLDGGKAGGEGAGLRDQLAALTANAEGASVDTLRSWLRQS; via the coding sequence ATGAACGAAGGCTTCCTCGACAATCTCTTGAAGCAGTTCGCGGCGATGACGACGGCGCAGAAGACGGCGCTCGGCGCGACCTTCGCGCTCTCGCTCGCCTTCTTCGGCTGGATCGCGAGCGGCGCGGCGTCCGGGTCCGAGCGGCTCCTCTACCGCGGCGTGCCGCAGGAGGAGGCGGCGAAGGTCGTCGACGCCCTGTCGGCCGAGCGCATCGCCTACCGGCTCGACGACGAGGGCACGAGCATCTACGTGCCTTCGCAGGACGTCCACCGCGCGCGCATCCGGCTCGCGGCGCGCGGGCTCCCGAACGGCGGCGGGCCGGGCTTCGAGCTGTTCGAGAAGAGCAGCTTCGGCGTCACCGACTTCGTGCAGCGCGTGAACTACCGACGCGCGCTGCAGGGCGAGCTCGCGCGCTCGATCGAGACGCTCGCGCCGGTCGACCGCGCGCGCGTGCAGATCGCGCTGCCCGAGCCGTCGCCCTTCGTGGGCGACCGCAACCGCCAGCCGAGCGCGTCGATCGTCGTGCAGCTCGTGGCCGGTCGCGAGTTCTCGCCGAGCCAGATCAGCGGCGTCGTGCACCTCGTCGCCTCGAGCGTCGAAGGGCTCGACCCGCTCAACGTGACGCTCGTCGACGGCGCGGGTCGCATGCTCGCCCCGTCGGGCGACGGTCCGTTCGCCGACGGCGCGTCGGGCGGCGGGAACGTCTACGAGACGGATCTCGAGCGCTCGCTCGGCCGCCGCATCGAGGAGATCCTCTCTCGCACGGTCGGGCTCGGCCGCGTCGTCGCCCACGTCAACGCGGATCTCGACTGGACGCGACGCGAGACGACCGAGGAGAAGTTCGACCCGAACTCGCAGGTCGAGCGCAGCGAGCAGCGCTCGACGGAGGAGTCGGCCGAGGGCGTCGCGCTCGCCGCGGGCGGCGTGCCCGGATCGGGCTCGAACCTCCCGGGCGGCAACGGCGGGGGCGGCGGCGGCGGCGACTCGGCGACGTCGAAGCAGACCACCGAGACGATCAACTACGAGATCAGCAAGACGGTGAGCCATTCGGTGTCGTCGGCCGCGGCGATCGAACGGCTCACGGTGGCGATCCTCGTCGACGGGAAGCCCGGCGCCGAGGGCGGCGAGTTCACGCCGTGGAGCGACGAGGAGCTCGGACGCTTCCGCGAGCTCGCGATGCAGGCCGTCGGCTTCAACGAGCAGCGCGGCGACACGATCATGCTGACGTCGGCGCCCTTCCACACGATCCAGATCGAGGACGAGGAGGGCGGGTTCCTCTCGCCCGAGCTCTTCCCGCTCGTCGGGCAGGTGCTGCAGGGCGTGCTGCTGCTCGTCGCGCTGTTCCTGTTCGCGACGCTCGTCGTGCGGCCGCTCGCGGCGGCGCTCGTGCCGCCCGCGAACGCGCCGCTGCCCGAGGGCGTGCAGGAGGTGCTCGCGAAGCTCGCGGCCGGCGAGCCGCTCGACGGCGGCAAGGCGGGCGGTGAAGGCGCCGGCCTGCGCGACCAGCTCGCGGCCCTCACCGCCAACGCGGAGGGCGCGTCGGTCGACACGCTCCGCAGCTGGCTGCGGCAGAGCTGA
- a CDS encoding FliI/YscN family ATPase, with amino-acid sequence MTADAGFVRASVARVRRSEPFRAIGRVRSCVGPALDVVGLRAGIGARCAVEVAGAAPIEAEVIGFRDDACVLMPLAGCERLAPGARVWAASEGDGVPTADACLGRVIDARGRPLDGGPRLALDPLRTLAAQVVPALERAPIREPLDVGVRSINGLLSVGRGARLGLFAGSGVGKSTLLGQIARYTSADCNVIALVGERGREVREFLERDLGDALAHSIVVVATGDEAPLLRIRAAHLASALAEQLRLTGRHVLLLMDSLTRFSFAVREIGLAAGEPPTTRGYTPSVFRSLPQLLERAGNFECGSITGIYSVLVDGDDMNEPVADAARSILDGHIVLARRLAERGQFPPVDVLASVSRVMNDVVSSEHAELARRARRVLADYAEAADLISIGAYVDGASPAIDEARARIGAVERFLRQTPDERGEWQQTLAALRGVFGGSAS; translated from the coding sequence ATGACGGCCGACGCGGGCTTCGTCCGCGCGAGCGTCGCGCGCGTGCGGCGCAGCGAGCCCTTCCGCGCGATCGGCCGCGTGCGCAGCTGCGTCGGCCCCGCGCTCGACGTCGTCGGTCTGCGCGCGGGCATCGGTGCGCGCTGCGCGGTCGAGGTCGCGGGCGCAGCTCCGATCGAGGCCGAGGTGATCGGCTTCCGCGACGACGCGTGCGTGCTGATGCCGCTCGCCGGCTGCGAGCGGCTCGCGCCCGGCGCGCGCGTGTGGGCGGCCTCGGAGGGCGACGGCGTGCCGACCGCGGATGCGTGCCTCGGGCGCGTGATCGACGCGCGCGGCCGCCCGCTCGACGGCGGCCCGCGGCTCGCGCTCGACCCGCTGCGCACGCTCGCGGCGCAGGTGGTGCCCGCGCTCGAGCGCGCGCCCATCCGCGAGCCGCTCGACGTCGGGGTGCGCTCCATCAACGGGCTGCTGTCGGTCGGGCGCGGCGCGCGGCTCGGTCTCTTCGCCGGCTCGGGCGTCGGCAAGTCGACGCTCCTCGGGCAGATCGCGCGCTACACGAGCGCCGATTGCAACGTCATCGCGCTCGTCGGCGAGCGCGGGCGCGAGGTGCGCGAGTTCCTCGAGCGCGACCTCGGCGACGCGCTCGCGCACTCGATCGTCGTCGTCGCGACGGGCGACGAGGCGCCGCTCCTCCGCATCCGCGCCGCCCACCTCGCGTCGGCGCTCGCCGAGCAGCTTCGGCTCACGGGGCGGCACGTGCTGCTCCTCATGGATTCGCTCACCCGCTTCAGCTTCGCCGTGCGCGAGATCGGCCTCGCCGCGGGCGAGCCGCCGACGACGCGGGGCTACACGCCGAGCGTCTTCCGCAGCCTGCCGCAGCTGCTCGAGCGCGCGGGCAACTTCGAGTGCGGCAGCATCACGGGGATCTACTCGGTGCTCGTCGACGGCGACGACATGAACGAGCCCGTCGCCGACGCGGCGCGCTCGATCCTCGACGGTCACATCGTGCTCGCGCGCCGGCTCGCCGAGCGCGGCCAGTTCCCGCCCGTCGACGTGCTCGCGAGCGTCTCGCGCGTGATGAACGACGTCGTGTCGAGCGAGCACGCCGAGCTCGCGCGGCGCGCGCGCCGCGTGCTCGCCGACTACGCGGAGGCGGCGGATCTGATCTCGATCGGGGCCTATGTCGACGGCGCGAGCCCGGCGATCGACGAGGCGCGCGCGCGCATCGGGGCGGTCGAGCGGTTCCTGCGGCAGACGCCGGACGAGCGCGGCGAGTGGCAGCAGACGCTCGCGGCCCTCCGCGGCGTGTTCGGAGGGAGCGCGTCGTGA
- a CDS encoding FliH/SctL family protein — protein MSSFEPVALAGRDATDFVPIALGARDGFAGAGLSRDERHEALERARRDELAAAVERARAEGAEAARAEDREPFRAALAALAELRRDYLVQSREGIVELALAIAERVVRHALAEQADLLAAFVEHAVATVAADGPLEVRVSPIDCERLRAGEADDAAVARERGYVLVADPALARGDVVVEGASSELDGRIERLLGIVRASLLPVDRDEIERGGADAPGGGAR, from the coding sequence ATGTCCTCGTTTGAGCCGGTCGCGCTCGCGGGCCGCGATGCGACGGACTTCGTGCCGATCGCGCTCGGCGCGCGCGACGGCTTCGCGGGCGCCGGACTCTCGCGCGACGAGCGGCACGAGGCGCTCGAGCGGGCGCGCCGCGACGAGCTCGCCGCCGCCGTCGAACGCGCGCGCGCAGAAGGCGCGGAGGCGGCGCGCGCGGAGGATCGAGAGCCGTTCCGCGCGGCGCTCGCCGCGCTCGCCGAGCTGCGGCGCGACTACCTGGTGCAGAGCCGCGAGGGCATCGTCGAGCTCGCGCTCGCGATCGCCGAGCGCGTCGTGCGCCACGCGCTCGCCGAGCAGGCCGATCTGCTCGCCGCGTTCGTCGAGCACGCGGTGGCGACCGTCGCCGCGGACGGCCCGCTCGAGGTGCGCGTCTCGCCGATCGATTGCGAGCGGCTGCGCGCCGGCGAGGCGGACGACGCGGCGGTCGCGCGCGAGCGCGGCTACGTGCTCGTGGCGGATCCCGCGCTCGCGCGCGGCGACGTCGTCGTCGAGGGCGCGAGCTCCGAGCTCGACGGGCGCATCGAACGGCTGCTCGGGATCGTGCGCGCGAGCCTGCTCCCGGTGGATCGCGACGAGATCGAGCGCGGCGGCGCCGATGCGCCCGGCGGAGGCGCGCGATGA
- the fliG gene encoding flagellar motor switch protein FliG produces MELHNLTGPEKAAILILSLPTEAASAFLSQLEDDEVERIMTAVSHMGEVSAGLQRRVVADFQKTLAEQSGSVVGGRERAVELAHRTLGDERGDRIIANLGRDGSGIEWTLQAFEPDFIAETLANEHAQTIALILSQLPAERGAEVIAALPEARRPEVVLRIADLDEVESKVIDALEESVAEMFGDRFGAAARVGGANVAALMLKRVSSAESDRILALLESESAEIAKSIRGQMLTFNDLVDIPDRGFQILLREVASEDLVVALKTASDEMTRKVFANVSSRAGKQLREELELLGPMKLSEVEAVQERVIATVRSLADEGVIELNLGDSDDVLV; encoded by the coding sequence ATGGAGCTGCACAACCTCACGGGGCCGGAGAAGGCCGCGATCCTGATCCTGTCGCTCCCGACGGAGGCCGCGAGCGCCTTCCTGTCGCAGCTCGAGGACGACGAGGTCGAGCGCATCATGACGGCGGTCTCGCACATGGGCGAGGTGTCGGCCGGGCTGCAGCGGCGCGTCGTCGCCGACTTCCAGAAGACGCTCGCCGAGCAGAGTGGCAGCGTCGTCGGCGGGCGCGAGCGCGCCGTCGAGCTCGCGCATCGCACGCTCGGCGACGAGCGCGGCGACCGCATCATCGCCAACCTCGGCCGCGACGGAAGCGGCATCGAGTGGACGCTGCAGGCGTTCGAGCCCGACTTCATCGCCGAGACGCTCGCGAACGAGCACGCACAGACGATCGCGCTGATCCTGTCGCAGCTGCCGGCCGAGCGCGGCGCGGAGGTGATCGCCGCGCTGCCCGAGGCGCGCCGGCCCGAGGTCGTGCTGCGCATCGCCGACCTCGACGAGGTCGAGTCGAAGGTGATCGACGCGCTCGAGGAGAGCGTCGCCGAGATGTTCGGCGACCGCTTCGGGGCCGCCGCGCGCGTCGGCGGCGCGAACGTCGCGGCGCTGATGCTCAAGCGCGTGTCGTCGGCCGAGAGCGACCGCATCCTCGCGCTGCTCGAGTCCGAGAGCGCGGAGATCGCGAAGTCCATCCGCGGCCAGATGCTCACGTTCAACGACCTGGTCGACATCCCCGACCGCGGCTTCCAGATCCTGCTGCGCGAGGTCGCGTCGGAGGACCTGGTCGTCGCGCTCAAGACGGCGTCGGACGAGATGACGCGCAAGGTCTTCGCGAACGTCTCGTCGCGCGCGGGCAAGCAGCTGCGCGAGGAGCTCGAGCTCCTCGGTCCGATGAAGCTCTCCGAGGTCGAGGCGGTGCAGGAGCGCGTCATCGCGACGGTGCGCTCGCTCGCGGACGAGGGCGTGATCGAGCTGAACCTGGGGGACAGCGACGATGTCCTCGTTTGA